DNA sequence from the Gloeocapsopsis sp. IPPAS B-1203 genome:
TTCTTAAACTCAAAACTCAAAACTCAAAACTTTCTTAAGCAGGAGTATCTCCAACCTGAGTAAAATCAGAACTGCCGAAAACTGCTTCAGGGTAGCGGTAATATTTGTATTCCATCAAGTTGTAAAACGGATCTTCTAAAAAGAATGTGCGATGTTCTAAAGGAGAGTCGGGAAACCGATGTTTAGCTTCTTCACGGAAGACTAAATTTTTCTGTTGTGCGCGTTCTAACAAATCTTTCCAATCGTTTTCTGACGTAAAAATGATACCAAAATGCCTTGGATAAATACCTCGCTGCGGTTCCAGTTTCTCTTTAGTCAAGTGCGCAACTAACTGATGACCGTATAAATTTAGGATCAAGGCGTGCTTGTTTTCACGACCAGGGGTACACCCCAATCCATCGACGTAATATGCTTTTGCTTGCACAATATCGGTGATGGGAAAGGCAAGATGAAATAAAGTTTGGTTCATGGCTTGCATATTGGAGATTGACAAAAGTAGATGCTATATACTTATTCGCTTAATCCTTGGCTCATTGCAGTGGGTTTAAACACAGTTTTATTAGCAATTGCTTGGATTGTACCGAAAAAGCTGTTAACGCCTGCTGGTTTCTTTCACGCTTGGGGATTGGGTGTTTTAATTTGGGGAACTTTGGGATGGCAAGGCTATTTGGTTGTCATGTTCTACTTTTTAGTTGGTTCGGTGGTGACTCGAATTAAACTGAAGGAAAAGGAAACTGAGGGTATTGCCGAAAAGCGATCGGGTGCTAGAGGTCCTGAAAATGTTTGGGGTTCAGCGCTAACTGGGGCATTATGTGCGCTGGGAACATTGCTAGTCTCTGAGTGGGGAGGCAATTGGTTAATTGCATCGCTATTGTTACTCGGATATGTTGCCAGTTTCAGTACTAAACTTTCTGACACTTGTGCGAGTGAAGTTGGTAAAGCTTACGGTAAACGGACATTTTTGATTACGAATTTTCAACCCGTACCGCGTGGTACTGAAGGCGCAGTATCTTTAGAAGGAACGTTAGCTGGGGTCGTCGCTTCCGGTGCGATCGCTTTTGTTGGTTGGGGTGTTGGTTTAATCGACTTACTCGGAGTCGTATTTTGTATTATTGCCGCATTTATTGCTACAAATTTAGAAAGTGTAATTGGAGCGACATTACAAACAAAGTTTGATTGGCTCACAAATGAACTTGTCAATGTTTTGAATACTTTAATTGGTGCGATCGCAGCTATTTTATTAGCATTATTGTGGTATCAGATATAGATGGTTTCAACTAACAGCCATTTACCTGCATAATTTATTTTTCCAGAAACTCTTATTGGTGCAGCATTCGGATAATTTTCTAGCTGATGGTTAATGTGCGATCGCAATGTTACCAATATCCAATCACCGCGAAATTGCTTAGGAGTATTCATTGTAATAGTATAGTTTTGTATATCATATTTATAGAAAATGCCAGAAAATGTCGCGAGACTTGATGGCATATCTTGATGCAAAGTGCAAGCACAATTGCCATCAACTGGGTATTTCTCTGGATGATCTAAGTAGTGTGTTTGCCAAAATATCCAATCAGGATGTTGTGGTGGTAGATTGAACAAAGGTATAATCGCGACCTGATCTTGTAACAATGCTTGCTGTAAAATCTTCACAGGTAGATTGCGAGGTTGACACGTCAATTCCACACACAAAGCAGCCGCCATACCCGCTGCTTGTCCAATTCCCATGACAATGGGTTGCAAGCGAGTCGCCCCATTGGCGATATGCGATACCGAAATATTCTTTTCACACACTAGTAACCCATCAACTGTCGCTGAAATCAAACAACCGTAAGGAATTGTGAACGGTGTTCCTGTCCAGCGTCCGCCCCAGCGTAGTGATTTTGGCGCAAGCGGAAACTCAAAGCCTGGATAATGATGATCGTTAGGGTAGTTACCAAACGCAATGCTATCAGGTTGTAAAGCTGCGACTTGTCCTGTTGATACTGGTAAAATATCCTGTTCGCATACGGTATTTAACCCGACTAAACGGCGACTTTCTCGGTAGTAAGGATGCATCGCAAAACCTGTGCCAAAAACATCCGCTAAACCGTAACGGCGACCAATTTGAGATTGAATAAAGTAAGCAAAATTTTGACTATGCCAAAGACATTCTTGTAGAAACTCGTTTTGTGCTGTCTTCGAGGTAATTAAACGTTCTACTTTTACGCCATAGTCATTACCAGATATAGGCCAATTCATCATAAATCGATTATCTGGTAAGCGCCCGTAATTTAAAAATTGCTCTACACCGTAGTTTTTCCACGCCTCAGTGAACTTTGATGCATCGTAATCGGGTGCGGATGATATTTCTGGCGCAACGTCTGCACCAAAATCTTGCATGACAACAACCCATGTAGGTGCTTGTACAGCGTATTGTGCAGTTAACGTGTTATGTTCTACAGGTGCACTTGGTTCTTGCCACTCAGACTGAAATTCCCAGCCCCAGCGATAGGGAACATCTGCTAAGGCAAGAATATCTCCCAATTCGGTAGCATCAAGAGTGATTTTTGCTGTCACTGTGAAGTTGCTAAATCGAACGCCAGTGATGCAACTATCTTGACAGTAAACTTCGAGTGGTACTTCACCACTTATCCAATGCAGATTTGGTAATTCTTGCACCCATTCTGCAAATATTTGCGCTCCTACACGCGGATCGTAACTGAAAAAGCTTACCCAACTATTGTCTAATCCTCCAGCTTGTCGCTGCTGTAGTTCTTGTAAAAACTTACCCCAAAGCCCTGTTTGAAACGCTTCTAACTCATTACCATCTGGCGCAGACACCCCAGCTGATGTTAGCATTCCGCCTAACCAAGAAAATTCACTCACCAAAATAGTATTCGCACCGCGACGCGCTGAAGAAATAGCCGCAGCAGTTCCACCAGTACCACCCCCTACTACCAACACATCGGCTGTTAATGTCTGCATCACTAATTTGGAGATTGCGTGTATAGATGACGATATGCGATCGCACTCAAATTATTATGTTAAGCCACAACGCTCAAACAGATAAAAGCAATTATGGAAGTACCTGATTAACTAGTTGCAGTAATGACACATCCATACAAAGTATTGATTGATTGGTTGTACGCTGCTCAATAGTGTTAAATCTAAGATCGTTGAGTGGTAAAGTGGCATGAAAGCACAGGTATATCGCGGCGTTAAACAGCTAAGTTATGAGGAATTGCCAGTACCTACTCTAGAAGCTGATGAGGTGTTGGTACAAGTGCATGTTGTGGGCTTGTGTCAGTCGGATATCAAAAAGATTCTTTATCCTTTATATGAACCGCCACGGATTTATGGACATGAAACAGCAGGAGTGATTGCTGCAGTTGGAGAAGACGTGAAAAACTGGCAAGTGGGGACGCGCGTGGTTGTGATGCACCACATTCCTTGTATGCGCTGCGCTTACTGTCTCAACGACAATTTCTCCATGTGTGATATGTATAAAAATATTTGCACAACGGCTGGATTTGCCCCTAGTGGCGGTGGCTTCGCAGAGTATGTTAAGGTTCCTAGTCATATTGTCCGTAATGGTGGGTTAATTCCGATTCCAGACGATGTGAGTTTTGAAATTGCCAGTTTTGTTGAACCGACAAATTGTTGTCTTAAAGCCGTAAAAAAAGCTCAAATTGCACCAGGACAAACTGTCTTAGTGACAGGCGCAGGACCAATTGGGTTAATGTTTATTATGTTGGTGAAGTATTTCGGTGCTAGAGCGATCGCTACTGATTTACTTCCTTCTAGAATTGCGAAAGCTTTGAGTGTTGGTGCAGAAGCTGCGTTTGATGCGCGCGATGCAGAATTAGTAGCAAAAATTCACGCCCTTACAAATGGCATGGGTGTTGATACGACACTACTTGCAGTTCCTAGCGATAAAGCCTTTTTTCAAGCTTTAGACTGTACGCGCAAAGGTGGTAAAATTTTGTTTTTTGCAGAATTTCCCGATGAAGTCGAAATCCCACTTAATCCTAATATTCTTTACCGTCGCGAAATTGACTTGATTGGTAGCTACAGTTCTTCGTTTCGGTTGCAAAGTCTCGCTGTGGATATTGTATTTAACTCTCGGATCGACGTTGCTGCATTGATTAGCGATCGCTACCCTCTACATGAATTATCTCTAGCAGTGGAACGCGCGATCGCTCCTACTCAAGAAACTTACAAGATCTTGATTTATCCCTCACCTGAATGCTGAATGCCACACTGATTTTTCACCCAAAGCTCTTCTATTAGGAGTATAGTTGAATTTGTGTGATTATCTCGTTAGGTAATTCAACCCCCTGAAGGTAGATTTTTTCATCTAATTAACTTACTTATCTTCATCTAATAATTATGGATTCTTCTATTCCTACGCGTGGGCAAATTGAACGTACTTTATCCCAGCGAATTCAAGCTTTATACCGTCATCAATTAGAACATCAACCAAGCCGCATCACTTGTCAGATTTTTGATGAAAAAGTCGCGATTATTTTGGAAGACTCAATTACGCAACCTGAGCAACTTCTAGTAAGTAGTGGTCAAGAAGAGTTAGCCCAAGAAGTCCGTTCTGAGATTGATGAGGCATTAAAACCGCAAATCAAGTCAATTATAGAGGAGATTGTTGGAGTTAGTGTGATAGATTTGTTGAGTAATGCAAAACTTGATACAGGTCGTACTGCAACTGTAGCTATTTTGGCTGAAACACCCAAGCTCCGAAACATGGTTTGAATAGCTTATCTCTACGCTCTTGCTTTTGTTTTTAAATCAGTTATTGTGAATTTATTATTTAACATTAAAACTTTAACTTTCGTATGATTGAATTGTTTGTGACTAGCCAATAATTACTAGGTATTATAATTGCCAATCATTAATAGACTCTTGATCTTAATAAAGATTACCTAAGCAAGACAACGACGAATTGTTGCTTCTAACTCTTCAATAATGTATGGTTTTTTGATATATTCCTTGCATCCTGCTAGCAAAAATCGTTGCTGATCCTCTACTCTTGCCATTGCAGTGACAGCAACAATAGGAATATCCATCGTTTCTGGATCTTGTTTTAAGCGATAGACAACCTCAATTCCATCTAAATCTGGCAGCATCATATCCAGTAAAATTAAATTTGGTTGATAATTTTGCGCCATAAGTACCGCTGTGTGACCATCGGTTGCAGTGATGTGAGAACATTCAATCAACATCAATAGTTGAGTCAATAGCTGCAAGTTGTCTTCATTATCGTCCACAGCTAAGACTAAAGGTTGTCTAAGCTTATCTTGCTGAGGACTACTAGAATGCAAATTCATATTCATAGCTTAGAAAAAGTCGCAAAAGCGTATAACCAATTTATGTGACCGCTTGAATGAGGCTTTCCCCAAGTGGTGTAGACGACAGCACTTGTAGTGGACTGGCTCGTAAATCCACCAATTTATTAATTTGTGTTCATCGTTGGCGGAGAACATGCAATCTAGCAAAGAAACGCTAACTTTCTCAATCTTACAATACTCTTGTCAATAAATACATCTTTAGATATAAAAAAACACTACTACGGTAGGATTGACATTAATTGATAGTTTTATTTCAGTCTTTTGCTAGAAATAGGAGCGGAGTTTCTCAACCTACAGAGAAATTCTGAAATTAACTATCTGTCTTTAGGGTGTTTGAAGAGGATAAAAGAATCTGATAGTTTATTTACGCATTGTGCATATAAACACCCCTTAATCTACTGATAAGTTTATGGAGGAAAAAATACTGGCTAGTTTTACTTCTTTAGAGGAGACTTTGTCACAACAAATTCATGCACTATATATTAGTCAGTTGGGTCACTCTCCACAAAAAGTTATTTGCAATTTGTTAGACAAGAGTTTAACAATTGTAGTTGAACATCCAACTACTCCACCTGAACGACTTTTGATTGAAAGTCATAAAAATGATCTAGCAGAAGAAGTCAGCTGGAACTTGTACAAAGCTATTGAGCCATACATGAAAGCAATCATTGAGGCTGTAGTGAGAGTTCCTGTGGTAGATTTAATCGGAACCTCAAGTATTGACTCAGACCGCACTAGCATAGTTGCAGTCTTAGCTGATAAACCCCAGTAATTTTAGTAATAGCAGAAATAGATAGTCTTATGCCAAGCTACGCTGTAGCTACTGTGTGGTACAAATGACTAAACATGATGTCTTCTAGATCGTCCAACATATAAGGTTTTGTGATGTAACCGTCACATCCAGCCCCCACAATCCGACGGTAATCTTCTTCTTTCGCTAATGCTGTTACTGCGACAATAGAAATTAACTGCGTTTGAGGACTTTTTCTCAAGTGATGTACAACTTCTATGCCATTTAAATCAGGTAACAGTATATCCAGTAAAATTAAATCTGGCTGATACCGTTGCGCTAAGGATAAAGCGTCTTTACCGTTTTTCGCTGTGATACATGCGAAATTGTTTCCTCTAACTACTTCTGTCAGCAAAAATAAGCTATCTTCATCATCATCTACTGCGAGGATAAGCGGCTGATTAATTGCCTGCTTGTTACTTGCTAAGAGTGCTTCCAACTTTCTACTCCATCCAGGAAGGTCTTCAATCTGTGAGAGAATCCTCACAGGAAATTAAGATCGAGGCACTCCCCAAGCGGCGATTAACAGCGCTTACAGCGGACTGGCTCGTAGATAACTAATCTCATTAGGTTATTTTCTGCGCTATGAGTTGAGGAAAAGCGGGATAAGTCAATACGACTTTGGAATTTTGTCTTCTTAAGCTCAGTTTAAATCAAATTGGTGGCTAGAATGAGAACATTGTAAACTAACTCAACACATCCTACTGAGACATCAAAACTTGTGTAAATCGTATACTCGAACACTTTTTACTAAATTATATAAGTTTTTTTCTTTACATCTTGTTACTGTATTTAATAATTATTTAATATCTTACATTCTACCTAGTCTTTTTGCAACCGCACAAGCACATATAAAAAATATGTTATGCGTCAGCCGCGATCGCCAAAGCATCAAAGTTGTACTCAATTTCGTAAGCAAAATTACTTATAAGTGCTCAGTAGTCCTTTACAAAATCTTTTTATAATTCAAACTGTAAAAAGAAGCGATAATTGAAGTAAGAAAAGTAATAATTTCGGGAGCAAAATTTAAAAAACATCCCGCGATTGAATTGATTAAAGAGGTCAGGTAATGGGTATCGCTACAATTAATCCCGCAACAGGGGAAACGCTCGAAACGTTTCAGCCGCTGACCGATGCCGAAATTGCAGCTAAACTGGAACAAGCACAAACAACATTTGAAAAATATCGTTGGTTGTCAATTGCAGAACGATCGCATTTTATGCAAACTGCAGCAGATATTTTAGAAAAACAAAAAGCAAAATATGCTGAATTGATGACCCTAGAAATGGGGAAACCATTACAAAGCGCGATCGCTGAAGTTGAAAAGTGTGCGCTAGTATGTCGCTATTACGCAGAACACGCGGCAGAGTTTCTTGCAGATGTAGGAGTTAAAACTGACGCGAGTCAGAGTTTCATCCGCTATCAACCCTTAGGAATTATCTTAGCAGTGATGCCGTGGAATTTTCCCTTCTGGCAAGTTTTCCGGTTTGCTGCACCAGCGTTGATGGCAGGAAATGTCGGTTTACTCAAACATGCTTCTAACGTACCGCAATGCGCGTTAGCAATTCAAGAAATTATCCAAAGTGCGGGTTTTCCCACAGGAGTCTTTCAAACTTTGTTAGTGGGTGCTGACAAAGTCCCCGCATTAATTGCCGATGAACGAATCAAAGCAGCAACTTTAACAGGAAGCGAACCCGCAGGCGCAAGTTTAGCAGCCGCGGCTGGGAAGCAGATCAAAAAAACGGTACTTGAATTAGGCGGAAGCGATCCATTCATTGTGTTAGCAAGTGCTGACATTGAGATAGCTGCTAAAACAGCAACAACAGCCCGAATGCTAAACAACGGTCAATCGTGTATTGCCGCCAAACGCTTTATTGTAGAAGAAGCGATCGCTAACCAATTTGAGAAACTGCTGATAGAAAACTTCCAAGCATTAAAAGTAGGCGACCCGATGGATCTCAATACAAATATTGGACCATTAGCAACGCCACAGATTCTGCAAGATTTAGATCAGCAAGTCCAAAATTGTATTGTCAGTGGAGCAAAAGTTTTGGTGGGTGGAAAACCATTATCACGTCCTGGAAACTACTATCCACCAACGATTTTGAGTGAAATTCCTGCAGGTTCAGCAGCGTATAACGAAGAATTTTTTGGTCCTGTAGCACTGTTATTTCGCGTTCCTCATATCGATGCGGCAATTAAACTAGCCAACAGCACACCTTTTGGCTTGGGTGCAAGTGCATGGACTACAGACGAACAACAACGCGATCGCTTAATTTCAGAATTAGAAGCTGGAGCCGTCTTTATTAACGGTTTAGTTAAATCTGATCCGCGTATGCCTTTTGGGGGAATTAAGCGCTCTGGTTATGGCAGAGAATTGGGAATTCAAGGCATACATGAGTTCGTCAATGTTAAAACAGTGTGGGTGAAGTAGGGGCGAGGAGCGTTAGAGGAGCGAGTTAAGTCAACTCGGTTCTTCATAGCTTTCAATCTGCGCCTGATTTAGGAGGAAATTTCAATGAATACAGCAGAATTATTAGTGCAATGCCTAGAAAACGAAGGCGTGCGCTACGTTTTTGGCTTGCCAGGAGAAGAGAATTTACATGTCTTAGAAGCACTTAAAAATTCTTCTATCCAATTTATCACCACGCGGCACGAACAAGGTGCAGCGTTCATGGCAGACGTATACGGACGCCTAACCGGAAAAGCAGGGGTATGTCTTTCGACATTAGGTCCTGGTGCAACAAATTTGATGACAGGAGTCGCTGATGCCAACTTAGACGGTGCGCCATTGGTAGCAATTACCGGACAAGTGGGAACGGATCAAATGCACATCGAAGCCCACCAATATTTAGACTTGGTAGCAATGTTTGCTCCTGTTACTAAGTGGAATACTCAAATTGTTCGTCCTAGTAATACACCAGAAATTATTAGAAAAGCTTTTAAGCGATCGCAAAGTGAAAAACCTGGTGCAGTTCACATTGATCTACCCGAAAATATTGCTGCAATGCCCGCTACAGGTAATCCTTTAAGAACCGATAAATTAGAAAGAACCTATGCGGCATTTCACAGCATCACTGAAGCAGCAACCGTGATTTCACAAGCTACTAACCCGATTATTCTTGTCGGTAATGGAGCAATTCGTGCTGATGCAAGCGAAGCAGTAACTGAGTTTGCAACACAGCTTAACCTTCCTGTTGCTAATACATTTATGGGGAAAGGTGTGATTCCTTATCAACACCCATTGGCATTATGGTCAGTTGGATTGCAACAACGCGATTATATTAATTGTGGTTTTGATAATACCGATTTAGTGATTGCAATTGGCTATGATTTAATTGAGTATTCCCCGAAAAAATGGAATCCCGATGGCAAAATTCCTATTATTCATATTGGGGAAACTCCTGCAGAAATTGATAGTAGTTACATTCCTACTGTTGAAGTTGTTGGTGATATTTCGGATTCATTATACGAAATTTTAAAACGAGCAGACCGCGACGACAAAGCCGATCCTTATGCTTTGGAATTACGCTCAGAAATTCGCGCAGACTATGAGCAATATGCTACTGATGATGGATTTCCTATTAAGCCACAAAAACTGATTTATGACTTACGACAGGTGATGGGACCTGAAGATATTGTGATTTCTGATGTTGGAGCGCATAAAATGTGGATTGCTCGACATTATCATTGCGATCGCCCAAATACTTGTCTCATCTCTAATGGGTTTGCCGCAATGGGAATTGCTATTCCTGGGGCAGTAGCAGCTAAATTAGTTTATCCTAATCGGAAAGTTGTTGCTGCAACTGGTGATGGTGGTTTTATGATGAATTGCCAGGAATTAGAAACAGCTTTGCGAGTTGGTACGCCATTCGTTACGTTGATTTTTAATGATGGCGGTTATGGGTTAATTGAGTGGAAGCAACGGAACCAATTTGGTAGATCTTCTTATGTCCATTTTGGTAATCCAGATTTCGTTAAATTAGCTGAAAGTATGGGACTAAAAGGCTATCGTGTAGAAGCAACAACTGATTTCATTCCTATTTTGAAAACAGCTTTAGCTCAGGATGTACCTGCAGTCATTGATTGTCCGGTTGACTATCAGGAAAACTATCGGTTTACACAACGATCTGGTGATTTGAATTGTATTGTGTAGGAATTTAGCGGAGGGTGAACAGACTAGTTCAGATGCAGAGAACACAGAGGAATAAAGAGAGTCTTCTGGTATTGGCTATATGTTTTTGCTGTAGTTAACGAGCATTAATTAAGCAAAAGTATTTTTTAATACATTTTCTCGGATAAGTTTGTATCAAAAATAAAGCCGATAAGTAAAAATGTAGGCAACAAAATTGTGCAATTTGTTGTTTAGGAAGGCTTTGTGGATGGTGTGGGCAAATGAGAAATAATGTAGGGTTGCGGTTTGAGATCAAAAGAGTCCTAGAAAGATTAGTTCATAAATGGCAGGTAGTAGGAGTTGTCGCAGGAATAGGGTTACTTTTGTGTAGTTTGAGTGGGATAGCTTGGTCTTCACCTACAGCTACACCCTTACGAACGCATCGCATTATGTCTACTCCGGAAAATGTAATCTGGGGAGAATTATTTAAGCCTGACTCTCGTCCGATCGCGCGGGTGCGTTCAGGCGATCGCATCATCATGCAAACGGTGTCGCATGAAGGAATATTACCCGATCAAGGAGATACTGCTGCCTTTTTTAATCAAGGTGGAATTCCGCAAAGTACCAAAAGTAGAGTGACTCAAAATAAGATTTTACCAGACCAACTTAAAGTCAAATCTGCAGTCAAGAAAACAGGTCCTGGTCCTCACGTCATTACAGGTCCAATTTATGTAGAAGGTGCGCAACCAGGAGATACTTTAGAAATCAAAACGCTGGCAATTGACTACCGCGTTCCTTACGGTGTCATTTCTAACCGTCACAGTAGAGGCGCACTACCTGGAGAATATCCCCTAAATAATGCTCCGATTTATTCGCGAGTAATCCCTTTAGATATTAAGCGTGAAATAGGGATTTTTCAGCCAGAAAACAACTTGCCTCCAATTCAACTCCCCCTAGATCCTTTTATGGGTATTATGGGCGTCGTTCCTGCTGATCGAGAAGAAGCTGTAAACTCTGTACCCCCAGGTAACTACGGTGGCAATATTGACATCAAGTTGCTTGGTCGTGGTTCGAGTTTATATTTACCAGTTCAAGTACCTGGAGCTTTATTTTATGCAGGAGATCCCCACTGCGTGCAAGCTAATGGGGAAGTCGCTTTAACTGCAATTGAATGTTCTTTAACTCCCACATTTGAACTTGTCTTACATAAAAACATGAAATTGAATGCACCAATGGGAGAAACTAAAGATGCTTGGATTGCAGTTGGATTGGATGAAGATTTAAATGAGGCAATGAAAAAATCTGTCCGCGAATATTTAGACATTGCTAATAGTAAGTATGGTATAACAAAGCAAGATGCTTTATTAATTGGTAGTGCAGCAATTGACTTTGAAGTTTCACAAGTTGTTGATATTGTGAAGGGTATTCATGGCGTCGTTCCTAAAGAACTATTTCGCGATGTTAAACCTAAATAGTTAACTAAGGTATATCTTGTCTCCTTTTTAAGGCAAGGGCTGTATTTGAATAATCGTTTATGTTCTCATGTATAGTAGAATACGACTTGGTTAAATGGCATCAAGTAAAAGCCTACTCAACAACAGCAGTATTATCTTGGCTTAAGCGTTATTAATTTCCATCACACCTTTCTTAGTTCATAGACTAGAGGTGTGATTTCTTGTATTGTTTGTTTAGTATTTATACTGTTGTAAAGAGAATAAGATGCCTAATGACACGGAAATAAACATTGTCGAAGCAGCTTCTCCAACAAATGATAGTGCTAAAGAAGTATTAGTCGAAATTTTGCTCAATGGGGGATTTCGGTATCAAATTAAAGTCAAATCGGATAATCCATTACTTCGTAGCTTGATTGCAGCTTTCCTAGCGCGAACCCAAGGAAAACAAGACAGCTTTTTATTTCAAATTCCAATTGAAGAAAATAAATCGAGTCTTTGCTTCACTAGCGATCATCTTGTAGGATTGATCACACAGCCGCCAATTCTACTACGCAGAAAGCAGGAATTAGAAATTGAATAATCTGTAATCTAGTCCCAATGGTGTGGCAGACTAATAGGCTAAAGATAGCTCGTGCTTATTGCAAATTACTTGATGCAAATTGCCACTTGGAACGTTAACTCAATCCGGACTCGTCAAGAACACGTTGTTGCTTGGTTGCAGCAAAACCCCCTTGATGTACTGTGTTTGCAAGAAACTAAAGTTGTTGATGCAGATTTTCCGCGATCGCCTTTTGAGCAACTCAACTATCACGTTTATGTCTCAGGGCAAAAATCTTATAATGGTGTGGCGATTCTCAGTCGTTCCCCTTTAACTGATGTCAGTACAGGTTTTACACCAATTTTAGGCGAGGCGATTGAGCAAAGCCCAGCGTCGGAGGCGATCGCCACTTCACTTTCAGAAATTGATACGCAAAAACGCCTGATTACTGGTGTCATTGCAGGTATTCGCATTATTAACCTCTACGTACCAAATGGTGCAGCGGTAGGTAGTGAAAAATATGAATACAAATTGCGCTGGTTGCAAGTGTTGCGCGAATACTTGCAGTCACTTTTAGTTGGATCGGCTAATATTTGTATTTGTGGTGACTTCAATATTGCACTCGAAGACTGCGATCTGCACGACCCTGTTAATCTTACAGGAAATATTATGGCATCAGAACTAGAGCGGCAAGCACTGCGTGAAATCTTAGCACTAGGCTTTAGTGATGCTTTTCGTAAGTTTACTTCTGAAGCAGGACACTATAGTTGGTGGGACTATCGCGGTGGAGCTTTTCGGCGTAACTTAGGTTGGAGAATCGACCATCATTATCTCACTGCTGATCTATACAAACAAGCAAAAAGCTGCTTTATTGATATCACGCCACGAAAGTTATCCAAACCGAGCGATCATGCTCCCGTAGTTGTTGAAGTTTAAATTTTAGCTTTTAAATTTGAGATTAAGCTTGCAGGTGAGTATCTATTATCCAAAATCTTCAGGGAAAATGCGGCTATGTTTCTAGTCACAGGAGCAACAGGACAAATTGGTCGAAGAGTGGTAC
Encoded proteins:
- a CDS encoding acetolactate synthase large subunit, whose protein sequence is MNTAELLVQCLENEGVRYVFGLPGEENLHVLEALKNSSIQFITTRHEQGAAFMADVYGRLTGKAGVCLSTLGPGATNLMTGVADANLDGAPLVAITGQVGTDQMHIEAHQYLDLVAMFAPVTKWNTQIVRPSNTPEIIRKAFKRSQSEKPGAVHIDLPENIAAMPATGNPLRTDKLERTYAAFHSITEAATVISQATNPIILVGNGAIRADASEAVTEFATQLNLPVANTFMGKGVIPYQHPLALWSVGLQQRDYINCGFDNTDLVIAIGYDLIEYSPKKWNPDGKIPIIHIGETPAEIDSSYIPTVEVVGDISDSLYEILKRADRDDKADPYALELRSEIRADYEQYATDDGFPIKPQKLIYDLRQVMGPEDIVISDVGAHKMWIARHYHCDRPNTCLISNGFAAMGIAIPGAVAAKLVYPNRKVVAATGDGGFMMNCQELETALRVGTPFVTLIFNDGGYGLIEWKQRNQFGRSSYVHFGNPDFVKLAESMGLKGYRVEATTDFIPILKTALAQDVPAVIDCPVDYQENYRFTQRSGDLNCIV
- a CDS encoding acetamidase/formamidase family protein: MRNNVGLRFEIKRVLERLVHKWQVVGVVAGIGLLLCSLSGIAWSSPTATPLRTHRIMSTPENVIWGELFKPDSRPIARVRSGDRIIMQTVSHEGILPDQGDTAAFFNQGGIPQSTKSRVTQNKILPDQLKVKSAVKKTGPGPHVITGPIYVEGAQPGDTLEIKTLAIDYRVPYGVISNRHSRGALPGEYPLNNAPIYSRVIPLDIKREIGIFQPENNLPPIQLPLDPFMGIMGVVPADREEAVNSVPPGNYGGNIDIKLLGRGSSLYLPVQVPGALFYAGDPHCVQANGEVALTAIECSLTPTFELVLHKNMKLNAPMGETKDAWIAVGLDEDLNEAMKKSVREYLDIANSKYGITKQDALLIGSAAIDFEVSQVVDIVKGIHGVVPKELFRDVKPK
- the xth gene encoding exodeoxyribonuclease III; its protein translation is MQIATWNVNSIRTRQEHVVAWLQQNPLDVLCLQETKVVDADFPRSPFEQLNYHVYVSGQKSYNGVAILSRSPLTDVSTGFTPILGEAIEQSPASEAIATSLSEIDTQKRLITGVIAGIRIINLYVPNGAAVGSEKYEYKLRWLQVLREYLQSLLVGSANICICGDFNIALEDCDLHDPVNLTGNIMASELERQALREILALGFSDAFRKFTSEAGHYSWWDYRGGAFRRNLGWRIDHHYLTADLYKQAKSCFIDITPRKLSKPSDHAPVVVEV